In Deinococcus malanensis, one DNA window encodes the following:
- the rsfS gene encoding ribosome silencing factor — MTDQTIQQQLRAIVDAARERRAEDVTVLDLTDVSSTLEYFVICTATAGLQLNAVQENIREKAQAAGLPRPSVEGPSERWLLLAFGGGIVVHIMTKDAREYYDLEGLWSDAGVLEFPEQLTS, encoded by the coding sequence ATGACCGATCAGACCATTCAGCAACAGTTGCGCGCCATCGTGGACGCCGCCCGTGAACGCCGCGCCGAGGACGTGACGGTGCTTGACCTGACCGACGTCAGCAGCACTCTGGAATATTTCGTGATCTGCACCGCCACCGCCGGTCTGCAGCTCAACGCCGTGCAGGAGAACATCCGGGAGAAGGCCCAGGCTGCCGGCCTGCCCCGTCCCAGCGTGGAAGGCCCCAGCGAACGCTGGCTGCTGCTGGCGTTCGGCGGCGGTATCGTGGTGCATATCATGACTAAAGACGCCCGCGAATATTACGACCTGGAAGGCCTGTGGAGCGACGCCGGCGTGCTGGAGTTCCCCGAGCAGCTCACCAGCTGA
- a CDS encoding RsmD family RNA methyltransferase, giving the protein MSLRILGGSAKGRTLQVPDSARPSGARIRKSLFDLLAARAPVGRFPTFLDLHGGSGAVGLEAASRGYSVTLVEKDARAVRALEHNARTLALQARVLRGDAMGLLPRLGSFDLVFSDPPYDVDIPAVTLRLLGSGVVRPGGLLICQHPDRLRLPEHPSFDLEVRKYGSNVLSIYHLPAQAPDTGQGKVDGE; this is encoded by the coding sequence ATGAGCCTGCGTATCCTGGGCGGCAGCGCCAAGGGCCGCACCCTACAGGTGCCGGACAGTGCCCGCCCCAGCGGCGCGCGCATCCGCAAGAGCCTGTTCGACCTGCTTGCGGCGCGCGCGCCGGTGGGGCGCTTTCCGACCTTCCTGGACCTGCACGGGGGCAGCGGCGCCGTGGGGCTGGAAGCTGCCAGCCGCGGCTACAGCGTGACCCTGGTGGAAAAGGACGCCCGGGCGGTGCGGGCCCTGGAGCACAACGCGCGCACACTGGCCCTGCAAGCCCGGGTGCTTCGGGGAGACGCGATGGGCCTGCTGCCCCGGCTGGGCAGCTTCGATCTGGTCTTCAGTGACCCTCCGTACGACGTGGACATTCCTGCTGTGACCCTCAGGCTGCTGGGCAGCGGTGTGGTGCGTCCGGGTGGCCTGCTGATCTGCCAGCATCCCGACCGCCTGCGCCTGCCTGAGCACCCCAGCTTCGACCTGGAGGTCCGCAAGTACGGCAGCAATGTCCTGAGCATCTACCACCTGCCTGCACAAGCCCCTGACACCGGACAGGGTAAGGTGGACGGCGAATGA
- a CDS encoding sensor histidine kinase: MGAAEPAPTNDAWVDALPQAVLLSEAGLVTRVNAAAARLWGVPQDRALGRPVLEIVRRHTLEALLDRGGELELEAGGRTLRCTATRHANSSALIVEDITEHRRREAELREATAVLSHEFRTPVAALRGVLEALEYDMPADLAQNFVKQGLQETERLARLVEDLAVGFRPTRARTLPLSEAFTRAERLLSTELGTRQAQLSFGQDHLVRADPDKLLQVLLNLIENALKYGPPAQPIRVQTSLRGTWVEVRVLDQGAPIPDTDSLFRAHTRGQQATGQGSGMGLYIVRSIVHGWGGQAWAERQEDGNAFCFTLPGVAGLG; this comes from the coding sequence ATGGGCGCTGCCGAGCCTGCACCCACCAACGACGCCTGGGTGGACGCGCTGCCTCAGGCAGTGCTGCTCAGTGAAGCCGGACTGGTCACGCGGGTCAACGCAGCCGCCGCCCGCTTGTGGGGCGTGCCGCAGGACCGCGCCCTGGGCCGCCCGGTGCTGGAAATCGTGCGCCGGCACACGCTGGAGGCACTGCTGGACAGGGGCGGAGAATTGGAACTGGAAGCGGGCGGGCGCACCCTGCGCTGCACGGCTACCCGCCACGCGAACAGCAGTGCGCTGATCGTGGAAGACATTACCGAGCACCGCCGCCGCGAAGCGGAACTGCGGGAAGCCACCGCCGTGCTGTCGCACGAGTTCCGCACGCCGGTCGCGGCCCTGCGCGGGGTGCTTGAAGCCCTGGAATACGACATGCCGGCCGACCTGGCCCAGAACTTCGTGAAGCAGGGCCTGCAGGAAACCGAGCGGCTGGCCCGTCTGGTCGAGGATCTGGCGGTGGGCTTCCGACCCACCCGCGCCCGCACCCTGCCGCTGTCTGAAGCATTCACGCGCGCCGAGCGGCTGCTCAGCACCGAGCTGGGCACCCGGCAGGCACAGCTGAGTTTCGGACAGGACCATCTGGTACGCGCCGACCCCGACAAGCTGCTGCAGGTGTTGCTGAACCTGATCGAGAACGCCTTGAAGTACGGCCCACCCGCCCAGCCTATCCGCGTGCAGACCAGCCTGCGCGGCACCTGGGTGGAGGTGCGCGTGCTGGACCAGGGCGCCCCGATTCCGGACACCGACAGCCTGTTCCGGGCCCACACTCGCGGTCAGCAGGCCACCGGGCAGGGCAGCGGCATGGGGCTGTATATCGTACGGTCCATCGTGCATGGCTGGGGCGGGCAGGCCTGGGCCGAGCGGCAAGAAGACGGCAACGCCTTCTGCTTTACCCTGCCTGGCGTAGCCGGTCTGGGCTGA
- a CDS encoding winged helix-turn-helix domain-containing protein, whose amino-acid sequence MSHVVVIEDEGTVRDVLRFHLERAGLRVTALDSTHGALEQLGGADALVLDWMLPGESGLGFLRRLRADAELRRMPVLMLTARAAEAERVEGLESGADDYLTKPFSAAELVARVRALLRRSQPDSPPTLTNGPLIVDLNAAEARVGGKRLNLTRREFDLLAFLTQHTGRVYSRTELLDRVWGADFLGGERTVDQHVTQLRAHLGDDPSKPDFLETVRGKGYRMRPRTDAS is encoded by the coding sequence ATGAGCCACGTCGTTGTGATCGAGGACGAGGGAACCGTGCGGGACGTCCTGCGCTTTCACCTGGAGCGTGCGGGGCTGCGGGTCACCGCCCTGGATTCCACACACGGGGCCCTGGAACAGCTGGGCGGGGCCGACGCACTGGTGCTGGACTGGATGCTGCCCGGCGAGAGCGGCCTGGGGTTCCTGCGCCGGCTGCGTGCCGACGCCGAGCTGCGCCGCATGCCGGTCCTGATGTTGACGGCCCGCGCCGCCGAGGCCGAACGGGTCGAGGGCCTGGAGTCCGGAGCGGACGATTACCTGACAAAACCCTTCAGCGCCGCTGAACTGGTCGCGCGGGTCCGGGCGTTGCTGCGCCGCTCGCAGCCCGACAGCCCCCCCACCCTGACCAACGGCCCGCTGATCGTGGACCTGAACGCTGCCGAGGCGCGCGTGGGTGGCAAGAGGCTCAACCTGACCCGGCGCGAATTTGACCTGCTGGCCTTCCTGACCCAGCACACCGGGCGGGTGTATTCGCGCACTGAACTGCTCGACCGGGTCTGGGGCGCGGACTTCCTAGGCGGCGAACGCACGGTGGACCAGCATGTCACGCAGCTTCGGGCGCACCTGGGCGACGACCCCAGTAAACCCGACTTCCTGGAAACGGTGCGGGGCAAGGGCTACCGCATGCGGCCCCGGACGGACGCCTCATGA
- a CDS encoding ABC transporter ATP-binding protein has product MTAPASSSASQPHARKSMLGVLRVYLGPLKWQVALLAALLLSGTGLNLLLPQLLRQFVDNAKLIGGADVALLSRLAVIYIVLAVGVQLMTAGATYVGARVGWTATNRLRADLMAHLLSLDMHEHKERTPGEMIERIDGDVTALSNFFSQFAVRVFGAALLLTGAVVMFWREDWRVGAGITLFTVITLLSMDRVRQLGVEPTKAEREASARLFGFVEERLTGLEDIRSLGAGGHHLNNFLRTQRDFFTRSTFSWRRRSVVWQLSMLLFAVGYVGLLSAAVGLYATGAITLGTAFLLYQYMSMIEEPIDQLTQQLQDLQKAGASLGRVSEILALRSEIHGGTRTLPAGPLALGFQDVSFTYNPSEPASRGVLHHVSFHLPAGQTLGLLGRTGSGKTTLTRLISRLYDATSGEVRLGGVNVRDVPLHDLRTRMAVVTQDVQLFQASVRDNLSFFDPDITDAQVEAALLEVGLGAWLDRLPEGVRTPLPSGSLSAGEAQLLAFARVMLRDPAVIILDEPSSRLDPATEALLTAAMTRLLSGRTAIIIAHRLDTVARADRILVLGDGQVLEEGAREALARDPRSQYAGLLLAGAASEDAGVLV; this is encoded by the coding sequence ATGACGGCGCCCGCCTCCTCTTCTGCTTCCCAGCCCCATGCCCGGAAATCCATGCTGGGCGTGCTGCGGGTGTACCTGGGACCACTGAAATGGCAGGTCGCGCTGCTCGCGGCGCTGCTGCTGAGTGGTACGGGGCTCAACCTGCTGCTCCCGCAGCTGCTGAGGCAGTTCGTGGACAACGCCAAGCTGATCGGCGGGGCGGATGTAGCCCTGCTGTCGCGTCTCGCCGTGATCTACATCGTGCTGGCTGTCGGAGTGCAGCTCATGACCGCCGGGGCCACCTACGTGGGCGCGCGGGTGGGCTGGACCGCCACCAACCGCCTGCGCGCCGACCTGATGGCGCACCTGCTGTCGCTGGACATGCATGAACACAAGGAACGCACTCCCGGGGAAATGATCGAGCGCATCGACGGTGACGTCACGGCCCTGAGCAACTTCTTTTCGCAGTTCGCAGTCAGGGTGTTCGGGGCCGCGCTGCTGCTGACTGGCGCCGTGGTGATGTTCTGGCGTGAGGACTGGCGGGTGGGGGCGGGTATCACGCTCTTTACGGTGATAACGCTGCTGAGCATGGACCGTGTGCGGCAGCTGGGCGTCGAACCCACCAAGGCCGAGCGGGAAGCCAGCGCCCGACTGTTCGGTTTTGTCGAGGAGCGCCTGACCGGCCTGGAAGATATCCGCTCACTGGGCGCCGGCGGCCATCACCTGAATAATTTCCTGCGCACCCAGCGGGACTTCTTCACGCGCAGCACCTTTTCCTGGCGGCGGCGCAGCGTGGTGTGGCAGCTCAGCATGCTGCTGTTCGCAGTGGGCTATGTCGGCCTGCTCTCGGCGGCGGTGGGCCTGTACGCCACCGGAGCTATCACGCTGGGTACGGCCTTCCTGCTCTACCAGTACATGAGCATGATTGAGGAACCCATCGACCAGCTTACCCAGCAGTTGCAGGATCTGCAGAAGGCAGGCGCCAGCCTGGGCCGCGTCAGTGAGATCCTGGCGCTGCGCAGCGAGATCCACGGAGGTACCCGGACCTTGCCTGCCGGACCGCTGGCCCTGGGTTTCCAGGACGTCAGCTTCACCTACAACCCCAGTGAGCCTGCCTCTCGCGGCGTGCTGCACCATGTGAGCTTCCATCTGCCCGCCGGCCAGACCCTGGGCCTGCTGGGCCGCACCGGCAGCGGCAAGACCACCCTGACCCGGTTGATTTCGCGCCTGTATGACGCCACCAGCGGTGAGGTGCGCCTCGGCGGCGTCAATGTGCGCGACGTTCCTCTACATGACCTGAGAACCCGCATGGCTGTGGTCACCCAGGACGTGCAGCTCTTCCAGGCGAGCGTGCGCGACAACCTGAGTTTCTTTGACCCGGACATCACCGATGCCCAGGTGGAAGCGGCGCTGCTCGAAGTGGGTCTGGGCGCTTGGCTTGACAGGCTGCCGGAAGGCGTGCGCACGCCGCTGCCTTCCGGCAGCCTGTCGGCTGGCGAAGCGCAACTGCTGGCCTTTGCCCGCGTGATGCTGCGCGACCCGGCCGTGATCATCCTGGACGAGCCCAGCAGCCGCCTTGATCCCGCCACCGAGGCGCTGCTGACCGCTGCCATGACCAGGCTGCTGTCGGGGCGCACCGCGATCATCATCGCGCACCGCCTGGACACAGTGGCCCGCGCCGACCGGATTCTGGTCCTGGGTGACGGCCAGGTGCTGGAAGAGGGCGCACGCGAGGCCCTGGCCCGCGACCCCCGCAGCCAGTATGCCGGGCTGCTCCTGGCCGGCGCCGCCAGCGAGGACGCCGGGGTGCTGGTATGA
- the phoU gene encoding phosphate signaling complex protein PhoU: protein MREALENDLRAVLNGALNMLGTVERMLPVAADVLLHERIERLEEVRALDREVDAQEAQLEAECLRIIALHQPVARDLRLVALVLKSLSDIERMGDYVVHVAEDGAELAQQPALKRYVNLARMLERLGEMSQNLRTAIAERDVIRAETTVQMDDEVDDLYEQIQRELVTYMLEDPRNISKALMLMRVGRSLERIGDHMENVAERVRYWVTGQREA from the coding sequence ATGCGTGAAGCCCTGGAAAACGACCTGCGCGCCGTGCTCAACGGCGCCCTGAACATGCTTGGTACGGTCGAGCGGATGCTGCCGGTGGCGGCCGACGTCCTGCTGCACGAACGCATCGAGCGCCTGGAGGAGGTCCGCGCGCTGGACCGCGAGGTGGACGCCCAGGAAGCGCAGCTTGAGGCCGAGTGCCTGCGCATCATCGCGCTGCACCAGCCGGTGGCCCGGGATCTGCGGCTGGTGGCCCTGGTCCTCAAGAGCCTGAGCGACATCGAGCGCATGGGCGACTACGTGGTGCACGTGGCCGAGGACGGTGCCGAGCTGGCGCAGCAACCGGCACTGAAGCGCTACGTGAACCTCGCGCGGATGCTCGAGCGCCTGGGGGAAATGAGCCAGAACCTGCGCACTGCCATTGCCGAGCGCGACGTGATACGCGCCGAGACCACCGTGCAGATGGACGACGAGGTCGACGACCTGTACGAGCAGATTCAGCGTGAACTGGTGACCTACATGCTCGAAGATCCCCGCAACATCAGCAAGGCGCTGATGCTGATGCGGGTGGGCCGCAGCCTGGAGCGCATCGGGGACCACATGGAGAATGTGGCCGAGCGGGTGCGTTACTGGGTCACCGGCCAGCGCGAGGCCTGA
- the coaD gene encoding pantetheine-phosphate adenylyltransferase, translated as MNVVFPGSFDPITSGHMDVLTRASKMFDHVTMTVMHNARKQGRYLFTLEERLQILRDATAHLPNVSVDSFGGLLVDYMAQEQKGIIIRGLRAVSDYEYELQIAHLNRQIGEVETVFIMAATRWSFVSSSMVREIASYGGDISEMVPRASASALKLKFADVYAEREASRSS; from the coding sequence ATGAACGTCGTTTTCCCCGGCTCGTTTGACCCGATTACCAGCGGACACATGGACGTGCTGACACGCGCCTCAAAGATGTTTGATCACGTCACCATGACCGTCATGCACAACGCCCGCAAACAGGGCCGCTACCTGTTCACCCTGGAAGAACGCCTGCAGATTCTGCGTGACGCCACTGCCCACCTGCCCAATGTCAGCGTGGACAGTTTCGGCGGCCTGCTGGTGGATTACATGGCCCAGGAGCAGAAAGGCATCATTATCCGCGGGCTGCGTGCCGTGTCGGACTACGAGTACGAACTGCAGATCGCCCACCTCAACCGGCAGATCGGTGAGGTCGAAACGGTGTTCATCATGGCGGCCACCCGCTGGAGCTTTGTCAGCAGTTCGATGGTGCGCGAGATCGCCAGCTACGGCGGCGACATCAGCGAGATGGTCCCGCGTGCCAGCGCCAGCGCCCTGAAACTGAAATTCGCCGATGTGTACGCCGAACGCGAGGCCAGCCGCAGCAGCTGA
- a CDS encoding DUF3809 domain-containing protein, whose translation MILDARQSFVLTHPGSHAQALAFVRDPAVALSQVRFLRGLQADGYGVRGELVVTVPILGEVDLPFVSRLQLTSEGAELVPELLAGERAWVEVSGQARAKESAEVHFDFQFSAHLAVPEAEGWGGAAFEKMVGAAASRTLERVARELPGSVARAMSAG comes from the coding sequence GTGATTCTCGACGCCCGGCAGAGCTTTGTCCTGACCCATCCCGGGTCCCACGCCCAGGCCCTGGCGTTTGTACGGGACCCGGCGGTGGCCCTGTCCCAGGTACGCTTTCTGCGAGGTCTCCAGGCTGACGGGTATGGTGTGCGCGGCGAACTGGTGGTTACGGTGCCCATCCTGGGTGAGGTGGATCTGCCGTTTGTCAGCCGACTGCAGTTGACCTCTGAGGGGGCTGAACTGGTTCCGGAGCTGCTTGCCGGTGAACGTGCCTGGGTCGAGGTCAGTGGTCAGGCCCGGGCTAAAGAAAGCGCAGAGGTGCACTTCGACTTTCAGTTCAGCGCCCATCTGGCGGTGCCGGAAGCAGAAGGCTGGGGAGGCGCGGCCTTCGAAAAAATGGTGGGGGCCGCGGCCAGCCGTACCCTGGAGCGTGTGGCCCGTGAGCTGCCCGGCAGCGTGGCGCGGGCAATGTCGGCAGGATAA
- a CDS encoding LCP family protein, which produces MSQRATPTPPRSRPLALLRAAQAFGLSVAAMTLGGLALVSGAGGTAMSGPGGAAPEFTVLVAGRDIVYCYYRQPCKDQNQRTGLTQPPNTDTVMLVKVSGTQVKVLSIPRDTNVGPYDPSRGRGQQKINMQYYLQGPEGLLLAAETITGERVDSYVIVRTDYVERVIDALGGLDVTVPEGGIEWVDQAAGVDLKLSPGEHHLDGKTGVLFLRVRKGFGDDYGRMDHQKQALTQLAARLRSAQGLAALPTILGGIGDGVETNLDLGMLTSLQPYLGQMKLSFATLPTEPIPGTFNLAVNRERLAGLWGDTPVQISATREAPDVTLKVVDASGADLGPAMGRALQALGYAKVDLESAPASREPSQVFTTDAVNEANLLADALRLPRLQGERFPVRSGEVGILLGMDARESLAALRALAATDPASGAQTSPAVPFQSSSSQSSPAPMPTTPSDAPSQTLETP; this is translated from the coding sequence GTGAGCCAGAGGGCTACGCCCACGCCACCCCGTTCCCGCCCACTGGCGCTGTTGCGCGCCGCGCAGGCTTTCGGGTTGAGTGTGGCGGCCATGACCCTGGGGGGACTGGCCCTGGTCAGCGGTGCCGGCGGAACGGCCATGAGCGGTCCAGGCGGCGCCGCACCGGAATTTACCGTACTGGTGGCCGGGCGCGACATCGTGTACTGCTATTACCGCCAGCCGTGCAAGGACCAGAACCAGCGCACCGGCCTGACCCAGCCGCCCAACACCGACACCGTGATGCTGGTCAAGGTCAGCGGCACCCAGGTCAAGGTGCTGAGCATTCCCCGTGACACCAACGTGGGCCCCTACGATCCTTCACGCGGCAGGGGCCAGCAGAAGATCAACATGCAGTACTACCTGCAGGGCCCCGAAGGTCTTCTGCTCGCCGCTGAGACCATCACCGGCGAGCGGGTGGACTCGTACGTGATTGTCCGCACCGATTACGTGGAACGGGTGATCGATGCACTGGGCGGCCTGGACGTCACGGTACCGGAAGGAGGCATCGAGTGGGTGGATCAGGCGGCGGGCGTGGATCTCAAGCTCTCACCCGGCGAGCACCACCTGGACGGCAAGACTGGGGTGCTGTTCCTGCGGGTGCGCAAAGGCTTCGGGGACGATTACGGCCGCATGGACCACCAGAAACAGGCGCTGACCCAGCTTGCGGCCAGGCTCCGGTCCGCCCAGGGGCTGGCAGCGCTGCCCACCATCCTGGGCGGGATCGGCGACGGCGTAGAGACCAACCTGGACCTGGGCATGCTGACCTCTCTGCAGCCGTACCTGGGACAGATGAAGCTCTCGTTCGCCACGCTGCCGACCGAACCGATTCCTGGCACCTTCAACCTGGCTGTCAACCGCGAGCGGCTGGCCGGGCTGTGGGGGGATACGCCCGTTCAGATCAGTGCCACCCGTGAGGCACCGGACGTGACACTTAAAGTGGTGGACGCCAGCGGAGCTGACCTGGGGCCAGCCATGGGCCGGGCTCTGCAGGCCCTGGGCTACGCGAAGGTTGATCTGGAGTCCGCCCCGGCCAGCCGGGAGCCCAGCCAGGTTTTCACGACCGACGCCGTGAACGAAGCGAACCTGCTGGCAGACGCGCTGCGTCTGCCACGGCTGCAGGGCGAACGTTTTCCGGTCCGCAGCGGAGAGGTCGGTATTCTGCTGGGCATGGACGCCCGTGAGTCCCTGGCGGCCCTGCGGGCGCTGGCGGCTACGGATCCTGCGTCCGGGGCCCAGACCTCTCCGGCGGTACCGTTCCAGTCCTCCTCTTCCCAGAGCTCACCGGCACCGATGCCGACGACACCCTCAGACGCCCCCTCTCAGACCCTGGAGACCCCATGA
- a CDS encoding DUF3248 domain-containing protein — MTDPLPPEPPADAQVLPADLTRQLEALGGQLVWRIGKDEVSEDVIVRLGFASATPRFAHLPRLRSAGDQELQAALEGGRVVIEWVD, encoded by the coding sequence ATGACCGATCCCCTGCCCCCGGAGCCTCCTGCCGACGCCCAGGTGCTGCCGGCGGACCTCACCCGCCAGCTTGAGGCACTGGGGGGCCAGCTGGTATGGCGCATCGGCAAGGACGAAGTCAGCGAGGACGTGATCGTGCGTCTGGGCTTCGCCTCGGCCACGCCGCGCTTTGCCCACCTGCCCCGGCTGCGCAGCGCTGGCGACCAGGAGCTTCAGGCGGCCCTGGAGGGCGGGCGTGTGGTGATCGAGTGGGTGGACTAG
- the metK gene encoding methionine adenosyltransferase, with amino-acid sequence MRKFYTSESVSEGHPDKLADFISDSILDEFLRQEPTSRVAVETLVTTGMAVVAGEVRAITAHVDVQKTVRDAVMKVGYTRANYGFDAEYSAVLVSIHEQSPEIAEGVDHSEEWRGMSEAQRALPENAYSLVGAGDQGLMFGYATDETPELMPLPISLAHQLTRRLAELRKNGTLPYLRPDAKAQVTVVRDGDVHDASETLVDTIVISTQHGEDVTQEQIRQDMLEHVIQAVIPAGYLTPDTKYFINPSGRFVIGGPHGDTGLTGRKIIVDTYGGAVPHGGGAFSGKDPTKVDRSAAYYARYIAKNIVAAGLARRALVEVAYAIGRARPVSLRVDTYGTGTVSDERLAGLVEAHFDARPQAIIAQLDLQRPIYAQTAAYGHFGRPDFPWEQTDRAEALRQAAQG; translated from the coding sequence ATGCGGAAGTTCTACACCTCGGAGTCGGTCTCAGAAGGACACCCGGACAAGCTCGCGGACTTTATCTCGGATTCGATCCTGGACGAGTTCCTGCGCCAGGAACCCACCAGCCGGGTGGCGGTCGAGACGCTGGTCACCACCGGCATGGCGGTCGTGGCCGGTGAGGTCCGGGCCATCACAGCCCACGTGGACGTGCAGAAGACGGTGCGTGACGCGGTCATGAAAGTCGGCTACACCCGCGCCAACTACGGCTTTGATGCCGAGTACAGCGCGGTGCTGGTTAGCATTCACGAGCAGTCCCCCGAGATTGCGGAGGGGGTGGACCACTCCGAGGAATGGCGCGGCATGAGCGAGGCCCAGCGCGCCCTGCCCGAGAACGCCTACAGCCTGGTCGGGGCCGGCGACCAGGGCCTGATGTTCGGGTACGCCACCGACGAGACCCCGGAGCTGATGCCGCTGCCGATCTCGCTGGCGCACCAGCTTACCCGCCGTCTGGCGGAGCTACGCAAGAACGGCACGCTGCCCTACCTGCGTCCCGACGCCAAGGCCCAGGTCACTGTGGTACGCGACGGCGACGTTCATGACGCCAGCGAGACTCTGGTGGACACCATCGTGATCAGCACCCAGCACGGTGAGGACGTCACCCAGGAACAGATTCGTCAGGACATGCTCGAGCACGTGATTCAGGCAGTCATTCCGGCCGGGTACCTCACGCCGGACACCAAGTACTTCATCAACCCCAGTGGCCGCTTCGTCATTGGCGGGCCGCACGGCGACACCGGACTGACCGGGCGCAAGATCATCGTGGATACCTACGGCGGCGCGGTGCCCCACGGCGGCGGTGCCTTTTCAGGCAAGGACCCGACCAAGGTGGACCGCTCGGCGGCGTACTACGCGCGCTACATCGCCAAGAACATCGTGGCGGCCGGGCTGGCCCGCCGGGCCCTGGTCGAGGTGGCCTATGCCATCGGCCGCGCGCGTCCGGTGAGCCTGCGGGTGGACACCTACGGCACCGGCACGGTCAGTGACGAGCGGCTGGCTGGGCTGGTAGAAGCCCACTTCGACGCACGTCCCCAGGCGATCATCGCGCAGCTGGACCTGCAGCGGCCCATCTACGCGCAGACCGCTGCCTACGGGCACTTCGGGCGTCCCGATTTTCCCTGGGAGCAAACTGACCGCGCTGAGGCGCTGCGGCAGGCCGCACAGGGCTGA
- the yqeK gene encoding bis(5'-nucleosyl)-tetraphosphatase (symmetrical) YqeK: MVRPRRFEHVLRVAELARHIALANGADPERAYAAGILHDIARDLPDAELLRLAPPECSIDSAHPLALHGRAARTLLTRWGYHDPVVLEAVEDHTTGPRGGNDVSACVYIADVSEPGRGVNADIRELALEDLTGALERAIVSKVTYLQGRGIQVHPRTLRAYYALPCIQQESETPTMPKPSSELSELTMPESSCGQPDATRRDPARRDPARP; the protein is encoded by the coding sequence ATGGTTCGTCCACGTCGCTTCGAACATGTGCTGCGCGTGGCAGAACTCGCGCGGCATATTGCGCTGGCCAATGGCGCCGACCCTGAGCGCGCCTACGCGGCGGGCATTCTGCATGACATTGCCCGGGACCTGCCGGATGCTGAGTTGCTGCGGCTGGCTCCACCCGAGTGCAGCATCGACTCGGCCCATCCGCTGGCTCTGCACGGACGTGCGGCCCGCACCCTGCTGACCCGCTGGGGCTACCACGATCCGGTGGTGCTGGAGGCGGTCGAGGACCACACCACCGGACCGCGCGGCGGCAACGATGTGTCGGCATGTGTCTATATCGCCGACGTGTCGGAACCCGGGCGCGGGGTCAACGCCGATATCCGTGAACTGGCGCTGGAGGACCTGACAGGCGCCCTGGAACGGGCCATTGTTTCCAAGGTCACCTATTTGCAGGGCAGGGGCATTCAGGTGCATCCAAGGACGCTGCGGGCCTATTATGCACTGCCCTGCATTCAGCAGGAGAGCGAGACCCCCACCATGCCCAAGCCGTCTTCCGAACTTTCTGAACTCACCATGCCCGAATCGTCTTGCGGACAGCCGGACGCCACGCGGCGTGATCCGGCCCGGCGTGATCCGGCCCGGCCGTGA